In Methanomassiliicoccales archaeon, the genomic window ACATTTAAAATTCGGTTAACAATACTCTCCCACCTAAACTGCTCCGCATATTTTCTTATCTTCTCCCTGTCCCGCTCCTTGTCAAGGGTCTTTAAAATTTTCTCCGCTAAACACTTAGGATCGGTGGGCGGGCAGAGCAAGCCGAATTCCTCGGAGGTTATTACCTCCTCACATGTATAGTGAACAAATGGTCCAACTTTCACGATGAATTCCTCCTGATAGCTTGATAAATATTCAAAATTTCTTTGGTAATTTTCGAATTATCAAACTGATTTCTCCATTTAATAGCATTCTGAGAAAGCCGTTCTTTAAGGCCTTCATCCTTCAAAAGTCTCATTATAGCTTCTGCTAAGGCCTTAGGGTTTTTGGGAGGGATCATTAAAACATCAACGTTATCTCTAAGGATTTTAGGGGTATATCCCGCAGAGGTCACAATAGCAGGAAGCCCCACCACCAATGCTTCTTGAAGTGTAGTAGACCAAATGTTCTCCACAGGGGAGAGTGCAACGAATACATCAGCCAAAGCATACCAGACTTCCGTATCATTCCTAGGTCCAATAATATAAAGGTTTTTTAAGTCATGTTTTGTCTTCTCTTTAACACATTTCTTAAATAGTGATCCTCCCCCGACTATTAAAAATGTTATTTCTTCGTGCTCTCTTAGGAGTTTTGCTGCTTCAACAAAAGTCAAAGGATCCTTGTCCCAATCAAGTCTTGCAAGGAATAAAACAACGAACTTGTCATCGATTCTAAGAGATTTTCTCATTTCAGTAGCCTGTCTTTTAAGTTCCTTGCTAAATGGATTAAATCGTTTTAAATTGATCCCCTTGTATATGAACCTTACTTTGTGTCTCAATTGGGGGTAGGAAGAGAGAAGCAGGTCTCTAAGCTCCTCATGATGAGTTAAAATCACGTCGGCGTTCTCAACTACTTCATTAAGCTTGAGCCTCAAAAAGGCATTATCGAAACTTTGGATATAATTTGTTAAGGGAATTCTTA contains:
- a CDS encoding glycosyltransferase family 4 protein, whose amino-acid sequence is MKKLLIITNSYPDTENRHYGGIFVKEQVRYLKDYFENVYVISPQPWGPNRNLRDYEYDNVRVYYPRFFHAPVEFFRKRLGDSFFKAALRIIKREKLEFDLIHAHFTWPSGYASILLKQKIKVPVIVTAHGNDVRIPLTNYIQSFDNAFLRLKLNEVVENADVILTHHEELRDLLLSSYPQLRHKVRFIYKGINLKRFNPFSKELKRQATEMRKSLRIDDKFVVLFLARLDWDKDPLTFVEAAKLLREHEEITFLIVGGGSLFKKCVKEKTKHDLKNLYIIGPRNDTEVWYALADVFVALSPVENIWSTTLQEALVVGLPAIVTSAGYTPKILRDNVDVLMIPPKNPKALAEAIMRLLKDEGLKERLSQNAIKWRNQFDNSKITKEILNIYQAIRRNSS